One genomic segment of Thermococcus sp. M39 includes these proteins:
- a CDS encoding metallophosphoesterase codes for MKKGVALLLVLMVFSMFQVVQVEAATLSPLDVLAYPAPGAPVVALPGETVTMRAQDGVEITSLSIVSVLNGPYELQIVGKNGNELQVKIPDNVVPDDYFLIVKSNKGEVVVPNGVWILKEYPKVLRIAHGSDLHITSGAKIGYVNGEKFCRSIFKCGEGAIPLSSYVAADSFFTYWGMNPAVDVIIATGDVVDTAGDSKAYGYLLSLMENAIAAEKPIIIVKGNHDDPPKYFSKFIAPPIYYITIGKFIIIALDSDNERSHPTMEQLEWMEKILEQNPDKIPIILVHHPYWYKTPEGKSGKIEGLSAFDDWETIAPLVSWYWIGGKERTSEDLARRFLEDVEKYNIKLVLSGHVHADYVQVYIDKNGNEHWFVTSTTTGAPDKREEDNWYGSRIVEIDENGNVRLPGIEEMFGTLFGPISSFPVPQEFIVFRHTTDFGSAIKFVNEYQETTGKIAVVVPEGAKVDDAVTNVKYKVLGERTIGDKHYMLLEVTVPKGISELVITKGKDTEKPQVSIAYTSPSKPIKGKPFKVYFKASDNLGIKDLYVEIEANGEVKKYPAEPTKGGPNVNYFLAQIPGVDADEYTIRVVAVDFYGNKAVAEKVMGKTTTTTKTTTTTTSETTSSESSPTQTSTATTSKICGPAAIVGLALIPLLMRRRK; via the coding sequence ATGAAGAAGGGAGTTGCATTACTTTTAGTTTTGATGGTATTTTCTATGTTCCAAGTAGTACAAGTAGAGGCAGCGACGCTTTCTCCACTTGATGTTTTGGCGTACCCTGCTCCAGGAGCTCCAGTTGTGGCTCTTCCAGGGGAAACAGTTACAATGAGGGCTCAAGATGGCGTTGAAATAACAAGCCTTTCAATAGTCTCAGTGCTTAACGGCCCCTATGAGCTCCAGATAGTTGGAAAGAATGGAAATGAACTTCAGGTTAAAATCCCAGATAACGTAGTTCCAGATGACTATTTCTTGATTGTGAAGTCCAATAAGGGCGAAGTTGTTGTTCCAAACGGTGTCTGGATTCTCAAGGAGTATCCAAAGGTTCTCAGGATTGCTCATGGAAGCGATCTCCACATTACAAGCGGTGCAAAGATTGGTTATGTAAATGGAGAAAAGTTCTGCAGAAGCATATTCAAGTGCGGTGAAGGGGCAATTCCACTCTCAAGCTACGTAGCAGCTGACAGCTTCTTCACATACTGGGGAATGAACCCAGCAGTTGATGTAATCATTGCAACAGGTGATGTCGTTGATACTGCAGGTGACAGCAAAGCATATGGATATCTGCTTAGCTTAATGGAAAATGCCATTGCTGCTGAGAAGCCGATAATAATCGTTAAAGGTAATCATGATGATCCACCAAAGTATTTCTCAAAATTCATTGCTCCACCAATCTACTATATCACAATTGGCAAGTTCATAATCATAGCTTTGGATTCTGATAATGAAAGATCACACCCAACTATGGAGCAGCTTGAGTGGATGGAGAAGATACTTGAACAAAACCCAGATAAAATACCAATTATTTTAGTTCACCACCCATACTGGTACAAGACTCCAGAAGGAAAGAGCGGAAAAATTGAAGGTCTCAGTGCATTTGATGACTGGGAGACAATAGCTCCTCTCGTAAGCTGGTACTGGATTGGTGGAAAAGAAAGAACAAGTGAAGACTTAGCCAGGAGATTCCTCGAGGATGTTGAAAAGTACAACATAAAACTCGTCTTAAGCGGACACGTTCATGCAGACTACGTTCAGGTGTATATTGACAAGAACGGAAATGAGCACTGGTTTGTAACTTCAACAACAACTGGTGCTCCAGACAAGAGAGAAGAAGACAACTGGTACGGTTCAAGAATTGTAGAAATTGACGAAAATGGAAACGTTAGACTTCCAGGAATCGAAGAGATGTTTGGTACCCTCTTTGGTCCAATAAGTTCATTCCCTGTTCCACAGGAGTTTATAGTGTTTAGGCACACAACTGATTTTGGTTCAGCAATTAAGTTCGTGAATGAGTATCAGGAGACAACAGGTAAGATAGCAGTTGTTGTGCCGGAGGGGGCAAAAGTCGATGATGCTGTCACAAATGTCAAATACAAGGTCTTAGGAGAAAGAACCATCGGAGATAAGCACTACATGCTCCTTGAGGTCACTGTTCCAAAAGGCATCAGTGAGCTTGTGATAACAAAGGGTAAAGACACTGAGAAGCCACAGGTCAGCATTGCTTATACATCACCTTCAAAGCCAATAAAAGGAAAGCCATTTAAGGTTTACTTCAAGGCAAGCGATAACTTGGGAATCAAAGACTTATATGTGGAGATTGAAGCTAATGGTGAAGTCAAGAAGTATCCAGCAGAGCCTACAAAGGGCGGACCAAACGTTAATTACTTCCTTGCTCAGATCCCAGGTGTTGATGCGGATGAATACACAATCAGAGTAGTTGCAGTTGACTTCTACGGCAACAAGGCTGTTGCTGAAAAAGTTATGGGCAAAACGACAACAACCACAAAGACAACAACTACTACAACCTCTGAGACTACTTCAAGTGAAAGCTCACCAACACAAACTTCAACAGCCACAACAAGCAAGATATGCGGTCCAGCGGCGATTGTTGGATTGGCACTGATTCCACTGCTCATGAGGAGGAGAAAATGA
- a CDS encoding DUF447 domain-containing protein, with amino-acid sequence MKILELFDEGKVYEVLLVTKSNLTPIGIIRKGNYFYFKLFEGKSFQEIKEHPFGVVHITQDVELLVKAALNIPIDVEFEDAKKIPLRKIKKLSWIEGKIEFEESEIEDELGKSRVLKCKFIPVYGEMVPSIVKPISRADYILLDMAVHLTRLFVATRRHKVDAAQKLYSKIWQGYQEYKRLGGKSELSEKIMGLALISVRWNS; translated from the coding sequence ATGAAGATTTTGGAGCTGTTTGATGAAGGAAAAGTGTATGAGGTTTTGCTAGTAACAAAGTCAAACTTAACCCCCATTGGGATTATTCGAAAAGGGAATTATTTTTATTTCAAGCTTTTTGAAGGAAAGAGCTTTCAAGAAATCAAGGAACATCCTTTTGGAGTTGTCCACATAACGCAGGATGTCGAGCTTCTGGTAAAAGCTGCGTTGAATATTCCAATTGATGTAGAATTTGAAGATGCAAAGAAAATACCTCTCAGAAAAATCAAAAAGTTAAGCTGGATTGAGGGCAAGATAGAGTTTGAAGAGAGCGAAATTGAGGACGAACTTGGAAAAAGCAGAGTGTTAAAATGTAAATTCATTCCAGTTTACGGTGAGATGGTCCCTTCAATTGTAAAACCTATCAGCAGAGCGGATTACATTTTGCTGGATATGGCGGTTCACTTAACTCGGCTTTTTGTAGCGACAAGGAGGCATAAGGTTGATGCAGCTCAAAAACTCTACTCGAAAATATGGCAAGGGTACCAGGAATACAAAAGATTAGGGGGAAAAAGCGAGCTTTCGGAAAAGATTATGGGATTGGCTCTAATTTCAGTCAGATGGAACTCGTAG
- a CDS encoding ABC transporter ATP-binding protein, whose product MVEVKLENIVKTFGETVALKGIDLHIKHGELFTLLGPSGCGKSTTLRIIAGLDFPDSGKIFFDDQEVTYLSSSERGAVLVFQNYALWPHMTVYDNIAYGLKIRKLPKEEIERKVKWALELVKLEGFEDRYPTQLSGGQQQRVAIARAIVVEPKLLLLDEPLSNLDAKLRLEMRSEIRRIQRELGITVLYVTHDQEEAMAISDRIAVMNVGTVEQVGTPKEIYEKPKTEFVASFMGKTNVIPAKVVERHGDKVTVEFEHFRLEGLTYTDKSDKVVIVIRPERISLKPIENAVKLEGKVDLIEYYGFFIEVVGMFGETRIIARTISDKDVMGLKPQGPVTFYINKDDILILPKQL is encoded by the coding sequence TTGGTTGAAGTCAAACTTGAGAATATTGTTAAAACCTTCGGAGAAACCGTCGCATTAAAGGGAATTGACCTGCATATAAAGCACGGCGAGCTGTTTACTTTACTTGGGCCATCTGGATGTGGAAAGTCCACAACATTGAGAATTATTGCTGGTCTTGACTTCCCAGACAGCGGAAAGATATTCTTTGACGACCAAGAGGTTACATATCTTAGCTCAAGCGAAAGAGGGGCAGTCTTAGTGTTCCAGAACTATGCTCTTTGGCCTCACATGACAGTTTATGACAACATCGCTTATGGGCTCAAAATTAGGAAGCTTCCAAAGGAAGAAATTGAGAGAAAGGTCAAATGGGCATTAGAACTTGTTAAGCTCGAAGGCTTTGAGGACAGATATCCTACTCAGCTTAGCGGTGGTCAGCAGCAGAGAGTTGCAATAGCGAGAGCTATAGTCGTTGAGCCTAAATTGCTTCTCCTCGATGAACCTCTTTCAAACCTTGATGCAAAGCTCAGGCTTGAGATGCGTTCAGAAATCAGGAGAATACAAAGGGAACTTGGCATTACAGTCCTTTACGTTACACACGACCAAGAGGAGGCAATGGCAATAAGTGATAGGATAGCAGTGATGAACGTTGGAACCGTTGAGCAGGTCGGAACGCCGAAGGAAATCTACGAGAAGCCCAAGACTGAATTTGTTGCATCTTTCATGGGCAAGACAAACGTAATTCCAGCAAAGGTTGTTGAAAGACATGGCGACAAGGTTACAGTAGAGTTTGAACACTTCAGACTTGAAGGGCTAACATATACCGACAAGAGCGACAAAGTTGTCATCGTTATTAGGCCAGAGCGTATCAGCTTAAAGCCAATTGAAAATGCTGTGAAGCTTGAAGGTAAGGTTGATCTCATCGAATACTATGGATTCTTTATCGAGGTCGTTGGAATGTTCGGAGAAACTAGAATCATTGCAAGAACCATAAGTGATAAGGACGTTATGGGCTTAAAGCCACAAGGACCAGTTACTTTCTACATAAATAAAGACGATATCCTCATCTTGCCAAAGCAACTCTGA
- a CDS encoding iron ABC transporter permease has product MKVSKWSERLFGTPLFEPLVAFSYLFPLLYIVIFLIVPVLAMLAIAFSHEGHFSLYWFKSILTSSYYVQFPPRGDFAIKTVTATGETVYLIRGIDFGVVINSLVVAALVTLLASLMGTIFAFVMARYDFKGKNFFRIALFIPLLVTPFVNAYVIKKMFLDTGLINYIFYELLHILPFRIKIDGLAGVVLAQAMTYYPIVYLNAYASFINIDPTLEEQAENLGSKGFHLFRTVTFPLALPGIAAGATLVFIFSLEDLAAPIVFQGDPLAKKLMSYQIFSKFLYGLGERSPEIAALSILMLTLAVLAFLGIRKYVSLRQYAMLSKGGRWKPRVSKPKPWQAAIIYIVLLPLLLFTIFPQIGVVLLAFSKQWSVTVMPQGFTTEYVKQMLLNPDVRRYIINSLMYSGAAVILIILLSITSSYATSRFKGILTPVLESLVIIPIAVPGIVVAMGYFYFFSQVFPNTPLDPTNIFSFNPAFVLILAYSIRRLPFSARSVYAGLQQVHVSLEEASMNLGASRWKTITGILLPLISLNVFGGAMLSFVYSMSETSVGITLGSLNMQYAPITAFMKDIMMSAAGSAQLAAALGVLLITVQILSIVLVNIITKQRYAFIGLT; this is encoded by the coding sequence ATGAAAGTAAGCAAATGGAGTGAAAGACTCTTTGGAACACCTTTGTTTGAACCTCTTGTTGCCTTTTCTTATCTTTTCCCTCTGCTTTATATAGTAATATTTCTAATTGTGCCAGTCTTGGCTATGCTGGCAATAGCATTCAGTCATGAGGGACACTTTTCGCTTTACTGGTTTAAGAGCATATTAACCTCAAGCTATTACGTCCAATTCCCACCTAGGGGAGATTTTGCTATAAAGACTGTTACTGCAACTGGGGAGACTGTTTATCTAATCAGGGGAATAGACTTTGGAGTTGTAATTAACTCACTTGTGGTTGCTGCTCTTGTGACGCTTTTGGCTTCACTTATGGGAACAATCTTCGCCTTTGTAATGGCGAGATATGACTTTAAGGGTAAAAACTTCTTTAGAATTGCCCTCTTTATTCCCCTGTTAGTTACCCCATTCGTTAATGCATACGTTATTAAGAAGATGTTTCTCGATACAGGTTTAATCAACTACATTTTCTATGAGTTGCTTCACATACTGCCCTTTAGGATTAAAATTGATGGTTTGGCAGGTGTTGTTTTAGCTCAGGCTATGACGTACTATCCAATAGTTTACCTCAACGCCTATGCAAGCTTTATTAACATTGATCCAACATTAGAGGAGCAGGCAGAAAATCTCGGGAGCAAAGGCTTCCACTTATTTAGAACAGTAACGTTCCCATTAGCTTTACCAGGTATAGCCGCTGGTGCAACGCTTGTATTCATCTTTAGCCTTGAAGATTTAGCAGCACCAATTGTCTTCCAAGGTGACCCATTGGCTAAGAAACTGATGTCTTATCAAATCTTCAGCAAATTCCTCTATGGTTTGGGTGAGAGGAGCCCGGAGATTGCGGCACTATCAATTTTAATGCTTACTTTGGCTGTGCTTGCATTCCTCGGAATTAGGAAGTATGTCAGCTTGAGGCAGTATGCTATGCTCAGCAAAGGTGGAAGATGGAAGCCAAGAGTCAGCAAACCAAAACCATGGCAAGCTGCAATTATCTATATAGTGTTGCTCCCACTACTGCTCTTCACAATATTCCCACAGATTGGTGTCGTTCTATTGGCATTCTCCAAGCAATGGAGCGTTACTGTAATGCCTCAAGGATTTACAACGGAATACGTCAAGCAGATGCTTCTTAATCCCGACGTGAGAAGATATATCATAAACAGCCTTATGTATTCAGGTGCCGCCGTTATACTCATCATACTCCTCTCAATAACGTCTTCTTATGCAACCAGCAGATTTAAGGGAATCTTAACCCCAGTGCTTGAAAGCTTAGTTATAATCCCAATCGCTGTTCCAGGTATCGTTGTCGCAATGGGATACTTCTACTTCTTCTCACAAGTGTTCCCCAACACACCACTAGACCCAACGAACATCTTCAGCTTCAACCCGGCTTTTGTACTCATACTAGCGTATTCAATCAGAAGACTGCCTTTCTCAGCACGTTCTGTCTATGCAGGACTTCAGCAGGTTCACGTCTCACTTGAAGAAGCTTCAATGAACCTTGGAGCAAGCAGATGGAAGACAATAACCGGTATCTTGCTACCACTGATTTCACTTAACGTCTTTGGTGGTGCAATGCTAAGCTTCGTTTATTCAATGAGCGAGACAAGTGTTGGTATTACATTAGGTTCACTCAACATGCAGTATGCACCGATTACAGCATTCATGAAAGACATCATGATGTCAGCAGCAGGAAGCGCTCAGCTTGCTGCGGCATTGGGTGTGCTGTTAATTACAGTCCAGATACTCTCAATTGTGTTAGTTAACATAATCACCAAGCAAAGATACGCATTCATAGGATTAACATGA
- a CDS encoding ABC transporter substrate-binding protein produces the protein MKKGIALSLVLLFLISIVSGCIGGGEQTTTTQKTGEGITLIVLTRHDTTIQMLAKEAFLKSDIAKQYNIVNIKFIKAPDSQWPALIEKGADIGWGGGPTLFDDLFKQGYLAPITDEKVLGLLGTQIKEDIAGMPMVRKGDDGKVYWIAAALSSFGFTVNKDVLKRWNLPMPERWEDIASETFALDPPQVGIADPTRSTSNTRIYQIILQAFGWEEGWKVLTIIAANSKIYDASDAVREAVIAGDIAVGNTIDFYGYTAMKLNPSCVYIIPKGESIINGDPIALLKNSQHPEAAQAFIYWVLTEGQKIWLNEDVNRLPVNPAVFDTPEGQKRPDLKKAYELALQTQGIQFDDARALATIYAMQFYFKATLVDANQELHRAWVALVQAYKQGKISKEKYEQLKAQLLAPIQFKDPDSGQVVTFTEEYAKKINERLIKDSGFKDTLMQEWRDAARAKYNKVLAEVQG, from the coding sequence ATGAAAAAAGGCATTGCTCTTTCACTTGTACTGCTGTTTCTCATTAGCATAGTGTCTGGATGTATTGGTGGTGGAGAGCAGACAACGACAACCCAGAAAACTGGGGAGGGAATAACTTTAATAGTTCTAACAAGACACGACACTACTATTCAAATGCTGGCAAAAGAGGCATTTCTAAAGAGTGACATTGCTAAGCAGTATAACATTGTGAACATTAAATTCATCAAAGCTCCAGATTCACAGTGGCCAGCCCTAATTGAGAAAGGTGCTGATATTGGGTGGGGTGGAGGGCCAACGCTCTTTGATGACCTCTTCAAACAAGGCTATTTAGCTCCAATCACAGATGAAAAGGTTCTTGGACTTCTTGGAACACAAATAAAGGAAGATATTGCTGGAATGCCAATGGTTAGAAAAGGTGACGATGGAAAAGTTTACTGGATTGCAGCTGCACTTTCATCGTTTGGTTTCACAGTGAATAAGGACGTCCTTAAGAGGTGGAACCTTCCAATGCCAGAGAGATGGGAGGATATAGCAAGCGAGACTTTTGCACTAGACCCACCACAAGTTGGTATTGCTGATCCAACAAGGAGCACCTCAAACACAAGAATTTACCAGATTATTCTCCAAGCTTTTGGTTGGGAAGAGGGATGGAAGGTTCTCACAATCATAGCTGCAAACTCAAAGATTTACGATGCAAGTGATGCTGTTAGGGAGGCCGTTATAGCTGGTGACATAGCTGTTGGAAACACAATTGACTTCTATGGATACACTGCAATGAAGCTTAATCCCTCATGTGTTTATATCATTCCAAAGGGAGAGAGTATCATCAATGGTGACCCAATTGCCTTGCTTAAGAACTCCCAACACCCAGAGGCTGCACAAGCTTTCATTTACTGGGTACTCACAGAGGGACAAAAGATTTGGCTTAACGAAGATGTTAACAGACTTCCAGTTAATCCCGCAGTCTTTGACACTCCAGAGGGACAGAAGAGGCCAGATTTAAAGAAAGCTTATGAATTAGCTTTGCAAACCCAAGGTATTCAGTTTGATGATGCAAGAGCATTGGCTACGATTTATGCAATGCAGTTCTACTTCAAGGCTACATTGGTTGATGCAAACCAAGAACTCCACAGAGCATGGGTTGCCCTTGTTCAGGCTTACAAGCAAGGAAAGATAAGCAAAGAAAAGTACGAGCAGCTTAAGGCACAGCTTTTGGCTCCAATACAGTTTAAAGATCCGGACTCAGGGCAGGTGGTTACCTTCACTGAGGAGTATGCAAAGAAAATAAATGAGAGGCTCATTAAGGATTCAGGATTTAAAGACACCCTTATGCAGGAGTGGAGAGATGCTGCAAGAGCTAAATACAACAAGGTGTTAGCGGAGGTGCAAGGATGA
- a CDS encoding CGP-CTERM sorting domain-containing protein produces MKKLSILLSVFVLFGLFGIAFASAATVAVDLAHGENDKYLAGDVLDRDTNETLAHGIVKTITDVKWAYFGDPAAADTLGIPHLGDKITADALKDVDMLIIGQPSSPFEPDEIQAIAEWFKQGGKVLWIAGDSDYGSGVQVQDTVNSLLDQLGIGHLRLDLCSVEDPTSNAGRGYRVVGIVNPDPNTPDASMITEGFKNGGKVLYHGPGVVAYVDDNGNWQKLVDGNIPENVYRIVKTTTDGTIVENNDPPANAYMAGDTGVFTLLAVEFVKFDNGKQSLLIVSGESPYGDYEPTWAPKYHGVPLDGPTFVTNFIHWALKEASKVEEKPAETTTEKPAETEKPAETSTSAPATTSKTCGPAALVGLALIPLLLRRRK; encoded by the coding sequence CTTTTCGGGCTTTTCGGAATTGCTTTTGCCAGCGCAGCGACTGTCGCTGTGGATCTAGCCCACGGTGAAAATGACAAGTACCTTGCAGGAGACGTTCTTGACAGAGACACCAATGAGACTTTAGCACATGGCATTGTAAAGACAATCACTGATGTGAAGTGGGCATACTTCGGTGATCCAGCTGCTGCTGACACCTTAGGCATCCCACACCTTGGTGATAAAATTACAGCCGATGCTCTCAAAGATGTTGACATGCTTATCATTGGTCAGCCATCAAGTCCATTCGAGCCAGATGAGATTCAAGCAATTGCAGAGTGGTTCAAGCAAGGTGGAAAGGTTCTCTGGATTGCTGGTGACAGCGATTATGGAAGCGGTGTACAAGTTCAAGACACTGTTAATTCACTCCTTGACCAGCTTGGAATTGGCCACCTCAGATTGGATCTCTGTTCAGTTGAAGACCCAACAAGCAACGCTGGAAGAGGATACAGAGTTGTTGGTATTGTTAACCCCGATCCAAACACTCCAGATGCAAGCATGATTACTGAGGGCTTCAAGAACGGAGGAAAAGTCCTCTACCACGGTCCTGGCGTTGTTGCTTATGTTGATGACAATGGAAACTGGCAGAAGCTCGTTGATGGAAACATACCAGAGAACGTTTACAGAATCGTCAAGACAACTACAGATGGTACAATCGTTGAGAACAACGACCCACCAGCAAATGCCTACATGGCCGGCGACACTGGAGTGTTTACACTCTTAGCAGTTGAGTTTGTCAAGTTCGACAACGGAAAGCAGAGCTTGCTCATCGTTAGCGGTGAATCACCATACGGTGACTACGAGCCAACATGGGCTCCAAAATACCACGGAGTTCCACTTGACGGTCCAACCTTCGTTACAAACTTCATCCACTGGGCACTTAAAGAGGCAAGCAAAGTAGAAGAGAAGCCAGCAGAAACCACAACAGAAAAGCCAGCAGAGACTGAAAAGCCAGCTGAAACAAGCACTTCAGCTCCAGCCACAACAAGCAAGACATGCGGTCCAGCAGCCCTTGTTGGATTAGCATTGATTCCACTGCTCTTGAGAAGAAGAAAGTGA